The following proteins come from a genomic window of Sinorhizobium fredii NGR234:
- a CDS encoding DUF1515 family protein yields MRVNELVQQVSTLEGPTAARRGEIAEMKSITEM; encoded by the coding sequence ATGCGCGTGAATGAACTGGTCCAGCAAGTCAGCACCCTCGAAGGGCCGACAGCGGCGAGGCGGGGAGAGATCGCGGAGATGAAGTCGATCACCGAAATGTGA
- a CDS encoding GNAT family N-acetyltransferase encodes MELRKATMDDAKLLFDWRNDPETRQVSRDTSELVWDSHVGWLTRRLQCEDHGLYIAEVDGIPVGTVRIDRDEISYTVAPEQRQKGVGEAMLVEAKRAFGQKVAEVKRENIASMKAAERAGHIVKFVD; translated from the coding sequence ATGGAACTTCGCAAAGCGACAATGGACGATGCCAAGTTGCTGTTCGACTGGAGAAACGACCCCGAGACCAGGCAAGTGTCACGCGACACATCTGAATTAGTTTGGGATAGCCATGTCGGCTGGCTCACCAGACGCCTGCAGTGCGAAGACCACGGCCTTTACATAGCCGAGGTTGACGGAATTCCAGTTGGCACTGTTCGAATTGACCGCGATGAGATCAGCTATACAGTCGCCCCGGAGCAACGCCAAAAGGGAGTCGGCGAGGCAATGCTTGTCGAAGCAAAGAGAGCGTTCGGCCAGAAGGTGGCTGAGGTGAAGCGTGAAAACATCGCATCCATGAAAGCAGCGGAGCGCGCTGGGCACATCGTCAAATTCGTCGATTAA
- a CDS encoding class I SAM-dependent methyltransferase translates to MHPDDGANNPLEYLVDSERLRARNASLLSIFEKHVDPSDSILEIGCNAGRNLHALWNAGYQNLSAVEISTNAIDIMSRFLPEVRKNTKITIGAIEDIIKGIPSTRHDVIFTMAVLVHLPYESDWIFKEIARRAKKKIIIFECEAQSEHSPRHFPRKYKRLFQLCKRPQIDQVWPVPGLPKSYVCRVFGPRPGDD, encoded by the coding sequence ATGCACCCAGACGATGGTGCAAACAATCCGCTAGAATATCTTGTCGACAGCGAGAGACTCAGAGCGCGAAACGCCTCACTCTTGTCTATATTCGAAAAACACGTGGACCCTTCAGATTCGATCCTCGAAATCGGGTGCAATGCCGGCAGAAATTTGCATGCACTTTGGAATGCCGGTTATCAGAATTTGTCGGCCGTCGAGATCAGCACCAATGCGATCGACATCATGAGTAGATTTCTGCCCGAAGTGCGGAAGAACACGAAGATCACCATTGGCGCGATAGAGGACATCATTAAAGGGATCCCAAGCACGCGGCATGATGTGATCTTTACAATGGCTGTACTCGTGCATTTGCCCTACGAGAGCGATTGGATCTTCAAAGAGATCGCCAGACGCGCGAAAAAGAAGATAATAATCTTTGAATGCGAAGCACAGAGTGAGCACTCGCCGCGCCATTTTCCTCGAAAGTACAAGCGGCTGTTCCAACTCTGCAAGAGGCCACAGATTGACCAAGTCTGGCCAGTCCCGGGCCTTCCTAAATCATATGTCTGTCGTGTCTTTGGGCCACGCCCTGGTGACGATTAA